Proteins encoded together in one Triticum dicoccoides isolate Atlit2015 ecotype Zavitan chromosome 7B, WEW_v2.0, whole genome shotgun sequence window:
- the LOC119339785 gene encoding RING-H2 finger protein ATL16-like, producing the protein MGAPGAAPLAGNSFVILSVAVVGILATSLLLLTYYLFLTRCGLASWRRDHDDVVATQHHHHIVYSTAPEPSRGLEEAAIRRIPTLRYRESKQLRAPQAQAASECAVCLSEFREGERLRLLPPCLHLFHIDCIDAWLHATANCPLCRAAISGSACQPQPHIILNQIGIVNVLQADHTVIDIASPSRGETSNVGGAPATVVSMGDERIHPRRDELVDVQQPMRRSLSMDSCNDKHLYLALQKVLRHHHSHSASLGEDRKGEGSTPAAAASSRAAGRLRRSFLSFSHSRSSRSAILPI; encoded by the coding sequence ATGGGCGCGCCAGGCGCAGCTCCCTTAGCGGGCAACAGCTTCGTCATCCTCTCCGTCGCCGTCGTCGGCATCCTCgccacctccctcctcctcctcacctactACCTCTTCCTCACCCGGTGCGGCCTCGCCTCCTGGCGCCGCGACCACGACGACGTCGTTGCCACGCAGCATCACCACCATATCGtctactccacagcaccagagccgaGCCGCGGCCTGGAGGAGGCGGCGATACGCCGGATACCCACGCTCCGGTACCGGGAGTCCAAGCAGCTGCGGGCACCGCAGGCCCAGGCGGCGAGCGAGTGCGCGGTGTGCCTCAGCGAGTTCCGGGAGGGGGAGAGGCTCCGGCTGCTGCCGCCCTGCCTCCACCTCTTCCACATCGACTGCATCGACGCCTGGCTCCACGCCACCGCCAACTGCCCGCTCTGCAGGGCCGCCATCTCCGGCTCCGCCTGCCAGCCCCAGCCCCACATTATACTTAACCAAATCGGCATCGTCAACGTCCTCCAGGCCGACCACACAGTCATCGACATCGCCTCGCCGTCCCGGGGCGAAACGAGCAACGTCGGTGGCGCACCTGCGACGGTAGTGAGCATGGGAGACGAGCGCATTCACCCGAGGAGGGACGagttggtggacgtgcagcagccgATGAGAAGGTCGCTGTCCATGGACTCCTGCAACGACAAGCACTTGTATCTCGCTCTGCAGAAGGTCCTGCGCCACCACCACTCTCACTCTGCTTCTCTCGGGGAGGACCGCAAGGGGGAGGGCAGCAcccccgccgccgcagccagcAGCCGGGCAGCAGGGAGGCTGCGGCGATCCTTCCTCTCCTTCAGCCACAGCCGGAGCTCCAGAAGTGCCATCTTGCCAATCTGA